The following proteins are encoded in a genomic region of Periophthalmus magnuspinnatus isolate fPerMag1 chromosome 23, fPerMag1.2.pri, whole genome shotgun sequence:
- the nop14 gene encoding nucleolar protein 14 yields the protein MGKPPKKRNLADKVRKTKTSTEIKNNPFEVKINRKKFDVLGRKSKHDVGLPGVSRSKSITKRKETLLKEYRQKNKSSKLIDRRLGEYDSKMAPEDKILQRFAMERQRTHDKKDKYNLNEEEELTHYGQSLAEIEKFNDAVGSDEETEEKGLLSAELTASHFGGGGLLRKKGSGQQPDDEGSQRAKSRQELIEELIQKSKQEKRERQVQKEEAQELTEKLDQEWKSIQALMVKKTPKSDQADKPEEKPKLEEYDMMVRELGFEMKAQPSEKLKTPEEIAREEREKLQKLEADRLRRMLGEEAGDSAQTQSQTHMSADDLNDGFILDKNDKKTLSYEDGKWNITEENEEQDDDDDDDEKQGDGGEEDQSDADDDDDDAEEADSDEGEEDDEEEDDGSDEAEEEDGHSDLESEQSAEEEDEPPKEETKPKKILSKEELKAQKEAAKAELPYTFAVPESYKALKDLLNGHTCENQRIIVARTQKCNHPSLAVGNKMKLQKLFGFLLEYIGDLATKTPPELTTIDKLIPELYGLCQVFPEAACKSMQTIIGDAAHSMEEKLEGKGYAPFPTLDMLIYLKVTAQFFPTSDFRHPVTTPALLYISQTLTKCPVRTLQDVTVGLVLCCLAVEYISLSKRFLPELVNFLVGILHVAVKEKNSLGYNVVPPFRPMGKHSDLLVLSNPESCRSWSKNAIPLSAAQHQEFSSELDRDHHRLTCLSTCLDLVKRCSLLYKDLPSYSHIFRPLRTLLSNHLSVQVLPEALHTLHSEILEIISSATMTRAPLVFEKKKPIPLKLLTPKIVEIVDYGKKRGCTREEREKERLKHKYKKEFKGALREIRKDSRFLAREKLNDVMQKDMERKRKVKELLGSLATQEGEWKALKRKKKK from the exons ATGGGTAAACCTCCTAAAAAGAGGAATCTTGCCGACAAGGTTCGCAAGACCAAAACTTCTACTGAGATCAAAAACAACCCTTTTGAAGTGAAAATTAACAGGAagaaatttgatgttttgggaAGAAAATCCAAACATGACGTTGGTCTACCAGGGGTTTCCCGATCCAAATCCATCACAAAG AGAAAAGAAACTCTGTTAAAGGAGTATagacagaaaaacaaatcaaGTAAACTCATTGACAGACGTTTGGGAGAATATGACTCCAAGATGGCACCAGAAGACAAAATCCTGCAGAGGTTTGCCATGGAGCGACAG CGTACGCATGACAAGAAAGATAAATACAACTTGAATGAAGAAGAGGAGCTCACTCACTACGGACAATCTTTGGCTGAAATTGAGAAATTCAATGATGCTGTTGGAAGTGATGAGGAAACTGAAGAGAAGGGGCTATTGTCAG CTGAACTCACTGCCTCACACTTTGGCGGCGGTGGTCTTCTCAGAAAGAAAGGTTCAGGACAGCAGCCAGATGATGAGGGGAGTCAGAGAGCCAAGTCCAGACAAGAGCTCATTGAAGAACTCATACAAAAGTCCAAACAGGAAAAA CGTGAACGGCAAGTGCAGAAAGAAGAAGCGCAGGAGCTGACAGAAAAGCTGGACCAGGAGTGGAAGAGCATTCAAGCCTTGATGGTGAAAAAAACTCCCAAATCGGATCAGGCTGATAAACCAGAGGAGAAGCCAAAG CTTGAAGAATATGACATGATGGTGCGAGAGCTTGGCTTTGAGATGAAAGCTCAACCATCAGAGAAGTTGAAAACTCCAGAGGAGATtgccagagaggagagggagaagctACAGAAATTAGAG GCCGACCGACTGAGGAGAATGCTGGGGGAGGAAGCAGGAGACAGTGCTCAAACACAAAGTCAAACGCACATGTCGGCTGATGACCTGAACGATGGCTTTATTCTGGATAAGAATGACAAAAAGACCCTGTCATATGAG GATGGAAAATGGAACATCACAGAAGAGAATGAAGAACaggacgatgatgatgatgatgatgagaaacaaggagatggtggtgaaGAGGATCAGTCAGacgcagatgatgatgatgatgatgctgaGGAGGCAGATTcagatgagggagaggaggacgatgaggaagaggatgatGGCAGTGAtgaagcggaggaggaggatggcCACTCAGATCTAGAGTCAGAGCAAAGCgctgaagaagaagatgaacCCCCAAAGGAAGAGACCAAGCCAAAGAAGATATTGAGCAAAGAAGAGTTGAAGGCCCAGAAGGAAGCTGCAAAAGCTGAACTTCCATACACATTTGCTG TTCCAGAGAGTTACAAGGCCCTAAAAGATTTGCTTAATGGCCACACTTGTGAAAACCAGCGCATTATTGTGGCTAGAACTCAGAAATGTAACCATCCAAGTTTAGCTGTAGGAAATAAGATGAAATTGCAG AAACTATTTGGCTTTTTGTTGGAGTACATCGGAGACTTGGCTACAAAAACTCCACCTGAATTGACCACTATTGATAAGCTCATACC GGAGCTGTACGGTCTGTGTCAGGTGTTTCCTGAAGCCGCCTGTAAGTCAATGCAGACCATCATTGGAGATGCAGCTCACAGCATGGAGGAAAAGCTTGAAGGCAAAGGTTATGCTCCTTTTCCAACACTGGACATG CTTATTTACCTGAAGGTGACAGCACAGTTTTTTCCAACATCTGACTTCAGACATCCTGTCACTACTCCAGCTCTGCTGTACATCAGCCAGACTTTAACGAAG TGTCCAGTGAGGACTCTCCAGGATGTAACAGTGGGCCTTGTGCTGTGTTGTCTGGCAGTGGAGTACATCTCGCTCTCAAAGCGCTTCCTGCCTGAACTTGTAAATTTCCTTGTTGGAATACTACATGTAGCTGTCAAAGAGAAGAATTCTCTCG GTTATAATGTGGTACCCCCCTTTAGGCCCATGGGGAAGCACAGTGATCTGCTTGTGTTATCAAACCCAGAGTCCTGCCGGAGCTGGAGTAAGAACGCCATCCCTCTGTCTGCAGCCCAACACCAGGAGTTCAGCAGTGAACTGGACAGAGACCACCACAG GTTGACCTGTTTATCGACCTGCTTGGACCTGGTGAAGAGGTGCTCGCTGCTCTACAAAGACCTTCCATCCTACAGCCACATCTTCAGACCTCTCAGAACACTCCTTTCTAACCATCTCTCCGTGCAAGTTTTACCCGAGGCGTTGCAT ACTTTGCACAGTGAGATCCTGGAAATCATTAGCAGCGCCACAATGACTCGTGCTCCTTTAGTGTTTGAGAAGAAGAAGCCTATTCCTCTGAAGCTACTGACGCCAAAGATAGTTGAAAT aGTGGACTACGGTAAGAAGCGCGGCTGCACCCGAGAGGAGCGGGAGAAGGAACGTCTCAAGCACAAATATAAGAAAGAGTTTAAGGGAGCTTTGAGGGAAATCAGGAAGGACTCGCGCTTCCTGGCCAGAGAGAAGCTAAACGACGTCATGCAAAA GgacatggagagaaagagaaaggtgaAGGAATTATTAGGTAGTCTGGCCACACAGGAGGGAGAGTGGAAGGCCctcaagaggaagaagaaaaagtga